A window of the Ammoniphilus oxalaticus genome harbors these coding sequences:
- a CDS encoding DUF2512 family protein: MKRWIGKLLLYLIVIVPFLLWLTDKNFLTLLITVGIFSIFSYVLSDRIMWELSSDSAATWTDVFLAFIYFWLIPAQLGWPLPMLHVLGLVVIVGLIEYGYHRVLEKEEQPIHKNE, translated from the coding sequence TTGAAAAGGTGGATCGGTAAGCTTCTTTTATATCTCATTGTCATTGTTCCGTTTTTGTTGTGGCTGACCGATAAAAACTTTTTGACGCTGTTGATTACGGTCGGTATATTTTCTATTTTTAGCTATGTGTTAAGCGATCGGATTATGTGGGAATTGAGCAGCGATTCAGCAGCAACTTGGACGGATGTGTTTCTCGCGTTTATTTATTTTTGGCTCATTCCTGCCCAGTTAGGCTGGCCTTTGCCGATGCTTCATGTGTTAGGCCTTGTTGTCATCGTTGGCCTGATTGAATATGGGTATCACCGAGTTCTTGAAAAAGAGGAACAACCGATTCACAAAAACGAATAA
- a CDS encoding group I truncated hemoglobin, translating to MAEQSLYEKVGGEAAVEKVVEYFYNEGVLKDDTVNHFFKDTDMKKQMEHQTKFISFALGGPNTYTGSSMAKAHEGMNIQPEHFDAIVKHLHDALAHFGVGEAEIGQALSKVGSLREDIMYK from the coding sequence ATGGCAGAGCAGTCGCTTTATGAAAAAGTGGGCGGAGAAGCTGCAGTTGAGAAAGTCGTTGAATATTTCTACAATGAAGGTGTCTTAAAGGACGATACGGTCAATCATTTTTTTAAAGACACAGACATGAAAAAACAAATGGAACACCAAACGAAGTTTATTAGTTTTGCGTTAGGCGGGCCGAATACATATACAGGAAGTTCGATGGCGAAAGCGCATGAGGGGATGAACATCCAACCTGAACATTTCGACGCGATTGTAAAACATCTACATGATGCCCTTGCTCATTTTGGTGTTGGCGAGGCAGAGATTGGTCAAGCTCTATCGAAAGTTGGCTCCCTAAGGGAAGACATTATGTATAAGTAA
- the crcB gene encoding fluoride efflux transporter CrcB encodes MIIKMIAVGLGGFLGATLRYGINEALPPQTGFPLATLCVNLAGCFALALFATNMRLGKIEHLQLAVGTGLLGAFTTFSTFSTETLSLLQNHQLGAALLYILLSVCGGIGLAYIGFQRGKGNRPQQPKVNR; translated from the coding sequence ATGATAATAAAAATGATCGCCGTTGGCCTGGGCGGATTTTTGGGAGCCACCCTGCGCTATGGAATAAACGAGGCGCTTCCTCCGCAAACAGGATTTCCACTTGCAACGTTATGTGTAAATTTGGCAGGTTGTTTTGCGTTGGCCTTGTTTGCGACAAACATGAGGTTGGGCAAGATCGAGCATTTGCAATTGGCTGTCGGGACGGGTTTGCTTGGAGCTTTCACGACTTTTTCTACCTTTTCAACGGAAACGTTATCATTGCTGCAAAATCATCAACTGGGCGCAGCCTTGTTGTATATCCTACTTAGCGTTTGTGGCGGAATCGGGTTAGCCTACATTGGTTTTCAACGCGGCAAAGGCAATCGCCCCCAACAGCCAAAGGTGAACCGATGA
- a CDS encoding UvrD-helicase domain-containing protein, translated as MSARIKIDRNPEPMGAQVEAITNLEQNLIISAGAGSGKTWVLTERYLEILSRGYSPAQIVAITFTRKAAGEMKGRIRQAIQKMAREAKQLEEQRYWEQCEREFKQSIITTIDGFCSELLRTHPLEAGLSPQFQVFDSIEADLIKSDIYTQTIRQLLDREPVADEFVMLYQELSSIQAIVSHALALDHQLKTYYKTPQDIREETIAAIDGCRAEFQRCSEALLVEIDGLLEELKEEVVNAKQKRAYMDDIIDWIRRYDALRESLAVCDGEADDTLYEGLVDLHWNRWRAPGRGAIAELTRTLRQEKLNKLFACILPARYRRVVDALLTLVDQAEQRYAAYKQREQAVDFHDIEIATARLLERYPEICERWQKRISFLMIDEFQDTNELQKSIFDRLSDLGQKMRLFVVGDGKQSIYRFRGADIEVFYDVEQEIVEQKGLKLSLSRNFRSQHGVIEYINSLFEHAMQRTEESPAFVTRYEQLEAHRVTEKEEPHIEFLCTTRKDGTDAEASPEDEDELTGVEEQADLIARRIKQMVNTEEPLVWREAERGQGERPTPVSYGDVAVLLATRSKMHLYEFAFQEYDIPYVVIGGRQYYEKQEILDLLNLLRMLQNEDDEVSLLAFLRSPFAQLTDETLFWLTRNNTPLRHGFHRCEQKPEAMEGDQWKRVLAARERVTRWRRQKGWQTAAELLEGIIKETGYRMMLSGDKHGDQQVANVDKFTQLIQRLVDEKGYPLYDIVQHFNRLQEEEIQEEEASVVSDHGNAVVIMSVHASKGLEFSVVFIPELEKDQLRKGGQATRFFYNPRYGAGLRLKELGSGKGADGPGHGMIKKMKEDEEEREKQEGIRLLYVAMTRAKDHLVLFATEWSARRKPSFSWLGLFMEHLGWSELADRESVETEDWRLSVLNEQQIPVYPKKSERRSRLEAWLERSEPITNRHLPEFPLMPQPDQAYRWLANKPGAHLPRLSASAFMQYESCQRKFYLQYIAGIYDLDELLGARIHPTSQETKTEQSLSGAERGALVHHLLEVQTGADFMESDHEERWRQAVVTMLERQVDAAKAYEEIRPYLQAYQSFMTRQSNAEYETEKSLTYLWDGHPIYGQLDRIVYHPDGEITIVDFKTNRIQGSVASAAEPYHLQGYLYVELAEKALQRKVKAMTFVFLEQDKEYDLPLDERNRIVYRQKIDTLLSELRMKTEQADYVCCGQSGCVCRYTNESLLER; from the coding sequence ATGAGCGCGCGCATTAAAATCGATAGAAATCCAGAGCCGATGGGCGCCCAAGTGGAGGCGATCACAAATTTAGAGCAAAATCTGATCATATCCGCAGGGGCGGGTTCGGGGAAAACGTGGGTGCTGACCGAACGGTATCTTGAAATTTTAAGCCGCGGGTATTCGCCAGCCCAAATTGTAGCCATTACGTTTACGAGAAAAGCGGCGGGAGAGATGAAGGGGCGGATTCGTCAAGCGATCCAGAAGATGGCTCGTGAAGCGAAACAGCTCGAAGAACAACGATATTGGGAGCAATGTGAACGAGAATTCAAACAAAGCATCATTACGACGATCGACGGCTTTTGTTCGGAATTGCTGCGGACTCACCCATTGGAGGCGGGATTGAGTCCACAGTTTCAAGTGTTCGATAGTATCGAAGCGGATTTGATTAAATCAGACATCTACACGCAAACAATCCGCCAACTGCTCGATCGAGAGCCTGTCGCTGACGAGTTTGTGATGTTGTATCAGGAACTATCGAGCATTCAGGCGATTGTTTCTCATGCGTTGGCGCTTGACCATCAGCTCAAGACGTATTACAAAACGCCGCAAGATATTCGCGAGGAGACGATTGCCGCGATTGACGGTTGCCGAGCAGAGTTTCAACGGTGCTCGGAAGCGTTGTTGGTCGAGATCGATGGATTGCTGGAGGAACTAAAAGAAGAAGTGGTAAACGCAAAACAAAAGCGCGCTTATATGGATGACATCATAGATTGGATTCGCCGCTATGACGCATTGCGCGAGTCGCTCGCCGTGTGTGATGGGGAAGCGGACGACACGCTGTATGAAGGGCTGGTCGATTTACATTGGAATCGTTGGCGGGCGCCAGGTAGAGGGGCCATCGCGGAGCTGACGCGGACGTTGCGCCAAGAAAAATTAAATAAGTTGTTCGCATGCATCCTTCCTGCTCGTTATCGACGTGTTGTAGACGCGTTACTGACCCTTGTTGATCAAGCGGAACAACGTTACGCCGCATACAAGCAGCGGGAGCAAGCTGTTGATTTTCATGACATTGAAATTGCGACGGCGCGTCTGCTTGAGCGTTATCCCGAAATTTGCGAGAGGTGGCAAAAGCGCATTTCCTTTTTAATGATCGATGAATTTCAGGATACGAATGAATTGCAGAAAAGTATTTTCGACCGCCTTTCCGATTTGGGGCAAAAGATGCGGCTGTTCGTCGTGGGGGATGGGAAGCAATCGATCTATCGTTTTCGCGGCGCGGACATCGAAGTATTTTATGACGTGGAGCAAGAAATTGTGGAGCAGAAGGGACTTAAACTGTCGCTTTCCCGTAATTTTCGTTCGCAACACGGTGTCATTGAATACATTAATTCCTTGTTTGAACATGCGATGCAGCGGACGGAGGAGTCACCCGCTTTTGTCACACGTTATGAACAATTGGAAGCGCATCGGGTTACGGAAAAAGAGGAGCCGCATATCGAATTTCTATGTACAACGCGAAAAGATGGAACCGACGCGGAAGCGAGCCCTGAAGATGAGGACGAGTTGACAGGGGTTGAAGAGCAAGCGGATTTAATCGCCCGACGCATCAAACAGATGGTCAATACTGAGGAGCCGCTCGTTTGGCGAGAGGCCGAACGAGGGCAAGGAGAGCGACCAACGCCTGTCTCTTATGGGGATGTGGCTGTGTTGCTCGCAACTCGATCAAAAATGCATTTATACGAGTTTGCTTTTCAAGAATACGACATTCCATACGTTGTGATCGGGGGTCGGCAGTATTATGAAAAACAGGAAATCCTCGATTTATTAAACTTGCTGCGGATGTTGCAAAATGAAGATGATGAAGTGAGTTTGCTCGCTTTTTTACGTTCACCGTTTGCCCAACTGACGGATGAAACCTTGTTTTGGTTAACGCGTAACAACACACCTTTGCGCCACGGATTTCATCGATGCGAGCAGAAACCGGAAGCCATGGAGGGCGACCAGTGGAAACGGGTGTTGGCAGCGCGTGAACGGGTGACCCGCTGGCGTCGTCAAAAGGGCTGGCAGACAGCAGCCGAATTGTTGGAAGGTATTATTAAAGAAACTGGCTATCGGATGATGTTGAGCGGCGATAAGCATGGCGATCAACAGGTGGCCAATGTGGATAAGTTTACGCAATTGATTCAGCGGCTCGTTGATGAAAAAGGATATCCTCTTTACGATATTGTCCAACATTTCAATCGCTTGCAAGAAGAGGAGATTCAAGAGGAGGAGGCATCGGTCGTTAGCGATCATGGCAACGCGGTCGTGATCATGTCGGTCCACGCTTCCAAAGGGCTTGAATTTTCCGTTGTGTTTATCCCTGAACTTGAAAAAGATCAGCTTAGAAAAGGCGGGCAGGCGACTCGTTTTTTCTACAATCCTAGGTATGGGGCAGGGCTTCGTTTGAAGGAACTCGGCTCTGGAAAGGGAGCGGATGGTCCTGGTCATGGCATGATTAAAAAGATGAAGGAAGACGAAGAGGAACGTGAAAAGCAAGAAGGCATTCGCTTGCTGTACGTGGCGATGACGCGGGCGAAAGATCATCTTGTATTGTTTGCGACGGAATGGAGCGCGCGGCGCAAACCAAGTTTTTCGTGGCTAGGATTATTCATGGAACATTTAGGTTGGTCGGAACTAGCCGATCGGGAATCGGTTGAAACGGAGGATTGGCGGCTGAGTGTCTTGAATGAGCAACAAATCCCTGTCTACCCGAAAAAATCAGAGCGCCGTTCGCGATTGGAAGCATGGCTGGAACGATCAGAACCGATCACGAACCGACATCTACCGGAATTTCCGTTAATGCCGCAGCCCGATCAAGCTTATCGGTGGTTGGCAAACAAGCCAGGCGCGCATTTACCGCGCTTATCCGCATCGGCCTTCATGCAGTACGAGAGCTGCCAACGTAAGTTTTATCTTCAATATATAGCGGGGATCTATGACCTTGATGAGTTGTTAGGGGCTCGTATCCATCCAACGAGCCAAGAGACAAAGACTGAGCAAAGTTTGTCTGGGGCGGAACGGGGCGCGCTTGTCCACCATTTGCTTGAGGTTCAAACGGGCGCTGATTTTATGGAAAGTGATCATGAAGAGCGTTGGCGTCAAGCGGTTGTGACCATGTTAGAGCGACAAGTCGATGCAGCTAAAGCGTACGAAGAGATCCGACCCTATTTGCAGGCATATCAGTCTTTCATGACGAGGCAATCGAACGCTGAATATGAGACGGAAAAAAGTTTAACGTATTTGTGGGACGGCCATCCGATCTATGGTCAACTGGATCGAATCGTTTATCACCCTGATGGAGAGATTACAATTGTTGATTTTAAAACAAATCGGATTCAAGGGAGCGTGGCATCGGCGGCCGAACCGTATCATTTACAAGGTTACCTGTATGTTGAATTGGCTGAGAAGGCGCTCCAGCGCAAAGTGAAAGCGATGACGTTTGTTTTTTTGGAGCAAGATAAAGAATATGACCTTCCGTTAGATGAGCGAAACCGTATCGTCTATCGTCAAAAAATTGACACCTTGCTATCGGAATTAAGAATGAAAACAGAGCAAGCGGACTACGTTTGTTGCGGGCAAAGCGGTTGTGTTTGCCGTTATACAAATGAGTCGTTGCTGGAACGATAA
- a CDS encoding PD-(D/E)XK nuclease family protein, whose translation MDEERMVSALRKLYTGPFGPMAREVWIENAKQRIEAGEGESFLFILPTSTLLKSVRDQLLEETGGISELHLMAFDDVADAVARYADPFTKMLTNYELRRFFGRFLEETTGADLWTPEPQDRDSRVADEVRQAIIRAISELKRSGMNAEQAEQIAHSSKYNPKHRALARLLIRSDQELSQLSMEKGYTWLTYEARLERASQLLNEGASTTPPWLRKIDTIWVDHFTDFFPLQFQLLRSLLQLPTVKQAGIYLPYQPQLYDEQPSQLFAQRSARRKGGLANLLDQTLQRLRDELDFVEVSFESENFDEIQQTIAADWEVDLGKLNERADKHPTISISPELWHLPTIAFTAAEPMQSSVHNAFTMMPCASERKEAEWVAKSIKQKLLNDPSLSPTDFAVIVRDKKQAAAWLHPVFTKEQLPLELRLERSLTELPLFQQVDAALRLQSSNWSRDVLLKIADGSYKRWSHPPGASFIRWAKERGVREGERTWHEALERDLILLEQKQREVAETTDEEVDRARALARLEQQRADLQRSIQWLTELKESLRFIQQSASMQEHLTGLEQFLDDWQIPQRLATFLKEKKGYQLDWFKRDVECLKIMRRSLAQLRRSVEQLGEQRRKLSFGQFLREWEEQWQDEVIFEDQGQAVSNRIACLEPTGSRGMSYSHVYVLGCNEGVFPMKHREQWLLDDTERLMLQENGALTASHYHHDMEKMFFVMAISAARTSLTFSFVSPKTNESMLPSSFLEAILKKLPDEWLEQAAGRWPEALSKKAYAEDTALISSPEEYGLWLMNKSKEESDGRDDLFEDNWLPVSFPSILQGTWMEQLRRFGSFSEWDGYIRNELAVQKIADLFAAEKTIFSISQINEYMSSPLTFFFRRVLGIYPLEEFGLDVSPLDKGMIQHEALRQFYMQHRGEVLALEQLASLQAELAEHVRDHARRFAQDTIYERSSIWELETERLATALGNWLEVELTGREKASPQLLPTYFELSFGMNPDWDEVDPASSPDEIAIELEQERLRLRGKIDRIDLDDQGNFAIYDYKSSLARYKNYLQLADGAVTFQLPIYLRAMQQFLQTKGIADPQMIGGAFYSIGENDGGKRQGIWDKERKALLGIDGRTRSYSIEEKIEEDLLQVEEGLRRLREGRFYLTSATRPNPYYADNALYRYDPIYLKHKEKGGYEVNERAH comes from the coding sequence ATGGATGAAGAACGGATGGTGAGCGCGTTGCGCAAATTATATACAGGTCCATTTGGACCGATGGCAAGAGAGGTTTGGATTGAAAATGCGAAACAGCGGATCGAGGCGGGTGAAGGGGAATCGTTCCTGTTTATTTTGCCGACGTCGACGCTATTAAAAAGTGTTCGTGATCAGTTGCTAGAAGAGACCGGCGGGATTAGCGAACTCCATTTAATGGCGTTTGACGATGTAGCCGATGCGGTTGCGCGGTATGCCGACCCTTTTACGAAAATGTTGACGAACTATGAGTTGCGTCGCTTTTTTGGGCGGTTTTTAGAAGAGACAACAGGCGCTGATCTGTGGACGCCTGAACCACAGGATCGTGATTCGCGAGTGGCCGATGAGGTTAGGCAGGCGATTATTCGCGCGATTAGCGAATTGAAGCGTTCGGGGATGAATGCGGAGCAGGCGGAACAAATTGCCCATTCGTCAAAATACAATCCGAAACACCGCGCGTTGGCCCGTTTGTTGATTCGGTCCGATCAGGAATTAAGTCAGTTATCGATGGAAAAAGGGTACACATGGTTAACGTATGAGGCGCGATTAGAGCGGGCCAGTCAGTTGCTCAATGAAGGGGCATCGACCACGCCGCCTTGGTTGCGAAAAATAGATACAATTTGGGTTGATCACTTCACGGATTTTTTCCCGTTGCAATTTCAATTACTGCGAAGTCTGCTGCAGTTGCCAACGGTCAAACAGGCGGGAATCTATCTTCCCTATCAACCTCAATTGTATGATGAACAACCGAGCCAACTGTTTGCCCAACGATCAGCCCGACGCAAAGGCGGTTTGGCGAATTTACTAGATCAGACATTGCAACGTTTACGCGATGAGTTGGATTTTGTTGAGGTTTCATTTGAGTCCGAAAATTTTGATGAAATTCAGCAAACGATTGCGGCGGATTGGGAGGTGGACCTCGGTAAACTCAACGAGCGCGCGGACAAGCATCCCACAATTTCAATCTCTCCTGAACTGTGGCATTTGCCGACAATCGCATTTACCGCGGCGGAACCGATGCAATCTTCTGTTCACAACGCTTTTACGATGATGCCCTGCGCTTCTGAAAGGAAAGAGGCGGAGTGGGTCGCGAAATCGATCAAACAAAAATTACTAAACGATCCATCATTGTCCCCAACTGATTTTGCGGTGATTGTTCGCGATAAAAAACAAGCGGCGGCTTGGTTGCATCCTGTTTTTACAAAGGAACAGCTTCCTCTGGAACTGCGTCTTGAACGCAGCCTTACGGAGTTGCCGCTCTTCCAACAAGTTGATGCCGCTCTGCGCTTGCAATCGTCTAACTGGAGTCGGGATGTGTTGCTCAAAATTGCTGATGGATCTTACAAACGGTGGTCTCATCCGCCAGGCGCTTCCTTTATTCGATGGGCCAAGGAACGAGGTGTTCGTGAAGGAGAACGAACGTGGCATGAAGCGTTGGAGCGAGATCTCATTTTATTGGAACAGAAGCAACGGGAGGTCGCTGAAACGACTGATGAGGAGGTTGATCGCGCGCGGGCGCTGGCGCGGCTGGAACAGCAACGCGCAGATTTACAACGATCGATCCAGTGGCTTACGGAACTAAAGGAAAGTTTGCGGTTTATTCAGCAGTCAGCTTCGATGCAAGAACATCTGACAGGGCTTGAACAGTTTTTGGATGATTGGCAGATTCCGCAACGTTTGGCCACCTTTTTGAAAGAAAAGAAGGGGTATCAGCTTGATTGGTTTAAACGGGATGTCGAATGTCTTAAAATCATGCGTCGCTCATTAGCGCAACTACGACGTTCCGTTGAGCAACTTGGAGAACAGCGTCGCAAGTTGAGCTTCGGGCAATTTCTGCGCGAATGGGAAGAACAATGGCAAGACGAAGTGATCTTTGAGGATCAAGGCCAAGCCGTTTCGAATCGGATCGCTTGCTTGGAGCCGACGGGGTCACGCGGAATGAGTTACAGTCATGTTTATGTTTTGGGGTGCAATGAGGGCGTGTTTCCGATGAAGCATCGCGAACAATGGTTGCTTGACGATACGGAGCGATTGATGTTGCAGGAAAATGGGGCGCTGACCGCCAGCCATTATCATCATGATATGGAAAAAATGTTTTTTGTGATGGCGATTTCCGCGGCACGGACATCATTGACGTTCAGTTTTGTCTCCCCGAAAACGAACGAAAGCATGTTGCCTTCTTCCTTTTTAGAAGCAATATTGAAGAAGTTGCCAGATGAATGGTTGGAACAAGCGGCGGGACGTTGGCCTGAAGCATTGTCAAAAAAGGCGTACGCGGAAGATACGGCGCTCATTTCTTCTCCTGAAGAATACGGATTGTGGTTAATGAACAAAAGCAAAGAGGAAAGCGATGGACGTGACGACTTATTTGAAGACAACTGGTTGCCTGTATCGTTTCCATCGATTTTACAAGGAACATGGATGGAACAGCTTCGCCGGTTTGGATCCTTCTCTGAGTGGGATGGCTACATTCGCAATGAACTAGCGGTTCAAAAGATTGCTGATTTATTTGCCGCGGAAAAGACAATCTTCAGTATTTCGCAAATTAACGAATATATGAGCAGCCCGCTCACTTTCTTTTTCAGACGGGTATTGGGCATTTATCCGCTTGAGGAGTTTGGGCTTGATGTATCTCCACTAGATAAAGGGATGATTCAGCATGAAGCGTTGCGGCAATTTTATATGCAACACCGGGGCGAGGTTCTGGCCTTGGAACAATTGGCGTCGTTACAAGCGGAGTTAGCGGAACACGTACGGGATCATGCCCGTCGCTTTGCGCAAGACACCATTTATGAACGGTCATCCATTTGGGAGTTGGAGACAGAACGGTTAGCAACCGCATTGGGCAATTGGTTAGAAGTTGAATTGACGGGTCGCGAGAAGGCGAGTCCGCAACTGTTGCCGACTTACTTTGAACTATCGTTTGGAATGAATCCTGATTGGGATGAAGTCGATCCCGCTTCAAGTCCTGATGAGATCGCGATTGAGCTGGAGCAAGAGCGTCTCCGACTGCGCGGGAAGATTGATCGAATCGACCTCGATGATCAAGGAAACTTTGCTATTTACGACTATAAATCAAGTTTAGCTCGCTATAAAAACTATCTCCAATTGGCGGACGGGGCGGTGACGTTCCAATTGCCGATCTACTTGCGAGCGATGCAACAGTTTTTACAAACGAAAGGGATTGCTGATCCGCAAATGATCGGCGGGGCGTTCTATAGTATTGGTGAAAACGATGGCGGGAAACGACAAGGGATTTGGGATAAAGAACGGAAGGCATTACTCGGGATCGATGGGCGGACGAGAAGTTATTCTATTGAGGAGAAAATAGAGGAAGATTTGTTGCAAGTGGAAGAAGGGTTGCGTCGTTTGCGCGAAGGTCGTTTTTATTTAACTTCCGCAACGCGTCCGAATCCGTATTACGCGGACAACGCCCTCTATCGCTACGATCCGATTTACCTGAAACATAAAGAGAAAGGAGGCTATGAAGTAAATGAGCGCGCGCATTAA
- the crcB gene encoding fluoride efflux transporter CrcB: MIWLVGCGGILGAIARFLLGQSINKRTDAPFPIGTWVINLTGSLLLGGLVVLRLHDGLTETTWSFWGVGFCGAFTTFSTFGLETVRLIDQQQKRLALVYVISSVLLGLLAATLGGALVYSFL, translated from the coding sequence ATGATCTGGCTCGTCGGTTGTGGAGGGATCCTCGGCGCGATTGCCCGCTTTTTACTTGGACAATCGATCAACAAGCGGACAGACGCTCCTTTCCCGATTGGCACATGGGTAATCAACCTTACAGGTTCGCTTTTGTTAGGCGGGCTGGTCGTCCTTCGGCTACATGATGGGCTGACGGAAACGACTTGGTCGTTTTGGGGCGTCGGTTTTTGCGGCGCGTTTACGACATTTTCGACGTTTGGCTTGGAAACGGTCCGACTGATCGATCAGCAACAAAAGCGACTGGCCCTCGTTTATGTTATTTCATCCGTTTTGCTCGGTCTACTCGCGGCCACTCTTGGGGGCGCCCTCGTTTATTCGTTTTTGTGA
- a CDS encoding DUF3231 family protein, whose protein sequence is MGVLSGNPQQEPMHYGEVFGVWSWLASTKGLLVGYQTLMNHAGDQDLKKFLEDSIRSMKGEVEQVEALLKANGVELVPTPAEKPIADRDSIPVGARFTDMEISASLTRDFATGLVACSAVIGECIREDIAIMFGQFHLTKAQFGARLLRMNKEKGWLVPPPLHKEAPELVHA, encoded by the coding sequence ATGGGCGTTTTAAGCGGAAATCCACAACAAGAGCCAATGCACTATGGTGAAGTTTTTGGGGTTTGGAGTTGGTTAGCTTCAACAAAAGGGCTACTCGTCGGTTATCAGACGTTGATGAATCATGCAGGTGATCAAGATTTAAAAAAATTCCTCGAGGATTCGATCCGAAGTATGAAAGGGGAAGTCGAGCAAGTTGAAGCCTTGTTAAAAGCTAATGGTGTTGAACTCGTGCCAACCCCCGCTGAAAAGCCGATTGCTGATCGAGACAGCATTCCCGTCGGGGCTCGGTTTACCGACATGGAAATCTCAGCTAGCTTAACGCGAGACTTTGCGACTGGCCTCGTTGCCTGCAGCGCGGTCATCGGTGAATGTATCCGTGAAGACATCGCAATCATGTTTGGACAATTCCATCTGACGAAAGCTCAATTTGGAGCTAGATTGTTGCGTATGAATAAGGAAAAAGGATGGTTAGTCCCTCCTCCGCTTCACAAAGAAGCTCCTGAACTTGTCCACGCTTAA
- a CDS encoding M20 peptidase aminoacylase family protein, whose translation MKQALESLRPRVMEIFEHLRAHPEISWREVETTAYLACLLRESGCRVTTFGDCTGVVGEIGAGELPLIVALRADLDALWQEVDGEFRANHSCGHDAHMTIVFGAWLLLKEVGFVPKGTLKLIFQPAEEKGTGALKMIEKKVVDDVDFLYGVHLRPATEMANRQAAAAIYNGSGQFISGKIIGADTHGARPHLGVNAIEVGAALVRELQRIRLNPMIPYSVKVTRFIAGGESHNVIPGNAEFSLDLRAQTNQAMDQLLAEVDRIIQAITALYDTQIDLSYHARVPAAEVDEQARKLLGEAIEDTLGVDQLVEPVVSPGGEDFHFYTIKRPQIKATMLGLGCGLEPGLHHPQMTFDREALLAGIEILARVVKRTFEQRGDG comes from the coding sequence TTGAAACAGGCGCTTGAATCATTGCGACCACGTGTGATGGAAATTTTTGAACATTTACGCGCGCATCCTGAAATCAGTTGGCGGGAAGTGGAGACGACCGCTTACTTGGCGTGTTTGTTGCGCGAGAGCGGGTGTCGGGTGACGACGTTTGGAGACTGCACAGGTGTTGTTGGTGAAATAGGGGCGGGAGAGCTCCCACTGATCGTTGCTCTGAGGGCGGATCTTGATGCGCTCTGGCAGGAAGTCGATGGAGAATTCCGAGCGAATCACTCATGCGGACATGACGCCCACATGACGATCGTCTTTGGGGCATGGTTGTTATTAAAGGAGGTCGGATTTGTTCCAAAGGGGACGTTGAAATTGATCTTCCAACCGGCAGAAGAAAAGGGAACAGGAGCTTTGAAAATGATCGAGAAAAAAGTAGTCGATGATGTCGATTTTCTATACGGGGTCCATTTGCGTCCGGCGACGGAAATGGCCAATCGACAAGCGGCGGCGGCGATCTATAATGGCTCTGGTCAATTCATTTCGGGCAAAATTATCGGGGCCGATACGCACGGGGCTCGTCCGCACCTTGGCGTTAACGCAATTGAAGTCGGGGCGGCGCTCGTTCGTGAGTTGCAGCGGATTCGGCTCAATCCGATGATTCCGTACTCGGTCAAAGTGACTCGTTTTATAGCGGGTGGAGAAAGTCATAACGTAATCCCCGGGAACGCTGAATTTTCGCTGGATCTACGGGCTCAAACGAATCAAGCGATGGATCAATTGTTGGCTGAAGTGGACCGCATTATTCAAGCGATCACCGCGTTGTATGACACGCAGATTGATTTAAGCTATCACGCTCGCGTGCCTGCCGCCGAAGTCGATGAGCAAGCGAGAAAGCTGCTGGGAGAGGCCATCGAGGACACGCTCGGCGTAGATCAGCTCGTTGAACCAGTTGTGAGCCCAGGCGGCGAAGATTTTCACTTTTACACGATCAAACGCCCGCAAATAAAAGCAACGATGCTGGGACTTGGTTGTGGACTCGAGCCCGGATTGCATCATCCTCAGATGACCTTTGATCGCGAGGCTTTGCTGGCGGGTATCGAAATCCTGGCGCGGGTAGTCAAACGGACGTTTGAACAACGTGGCGATGGGTAG